A single region of the Streptomyces sp. NBC_01803 genome encodes:
- a CDS encoding peptidoglycan recognition protein family protein, whose product MAIFVSRSQWGARAPRARSTNITPENGGVTIHYVDGVPVARANHADCAGQVRGIQNHHMDTNGWDDIAYTYLTCVHGYVFEGRGPGYRTAANGTTAGNQNWYAVCGLVGGVSGTYDTVTAQLLDAIRWSIYNLRQVGGAATGINRHMDHLSTSCPGQLSSYVTSGSLEPAKNNAPAWPGVTFTYPPVTTHSSVTTWQQRMRAIGWTIGVDGQYGPQSKAVCQEFQRIRSLTVDGVVGPATWRESWDV is encoded by the coding sequence ATGGCCATATTCGTCTCCAGATCGCAGTGGGGCGCCCGCGCGCCCAGAGCCCGCAGCACCAACATCACGCCGGAGAACGGCGGGGTGACGATCCACTACGTGGACGGCGTCCCGGTGGCCAGGGCCAACCACGCGGACTGCGCGGGCCAGGTGCGCGGCATCCAGAACCACCACATGGACACCAACGGCTGGGACGACATCGCCTACACGTATCTGACATGCGTGCACGGCTACGTCTTCGAGGGCCGGGGTCCCGGCTACCGCACGGCCGCCAACGGCACCACCGCCGGCAACCAGAACTGGTACGCCGTGTGCGGCCTGGTCGGCGGCGTGTCCGGCACGTACGACACGGTGACGGCCCAGCTCCTCGACGCCATCCGCTGGTCCATATACAACCTCCGCCAGGTGGGCGGCGCGGCCACCGGCATCAACCGGCACATGGACCACCTGTCCACCTCCTGCCCGGGGCAGCTCTCCTCGTACGTCACCAGCGGCTCGCTGGAACCGGCCAAGAACAACGCGCCCGCGTGGCCCGGCGTCACCTTCACCTATCCGCCCGTCACCACGCACTCCAGCGTGACCACCTGGCAGCAGCGGATGCGCGCCATCGGCTGGACGATCGGCGTGGACGGGCAGTACGGCCCGCAGTCGAAGGCCGTGTGCCAGGAGTTCCAGCGGATCAGGAGCCTGACCGTGGACGGCGTCGTCGGCCCGGCCACCTGGCGCGAGTCCTGGGACGTCTGA
- a CDS encoding response regulator transcription factor, with amino-acid sequence MTAPPRPRVLVAEDLFLLREGLVRLLEAYDFEIAAAVDNGPELTRALAEVRPDVAVVDVRLPPSFTDEGLQCALAARRERPGLPVLVLSQHVEHLYARELLADGTGGVGYLLKDRVFDAGQFIDAVRRVAAGGTAMDPQVIQQLLARRTQDSPLERLTPRELEVIELMAQGRSNAAIAERLVVTERAVAKHTSNIFIKLGLPPSDDDNRRVLAVLAYLEH; translated from the coding sequence ATGACCGCACCCCCGCGTCCGAGAGTCCTGGTCGCCGAAGACCTGTTCCTGCTGCGTGAGGGACTGGTGCGGCTGTTGGAGGCGTACGACTTCGAGATCGCCGCCGCCGTGGACAACGGGCCCGAGCTGACCCGGGCGCTGGCCGAGGTGCGGCCGGACGTCGCCGTCGTCGATGTCCGGCTGCCGCCGTCGTTCACCGACGAGGGTCTGCAGTGCGCCCTGGCGGCGCGGCGCGAACGTCCGGGCCTGCCCGTCCTGGTGCTGTCCCAGCATGTCGAACACCTCTACGCGCGCGAGCTGTTGGCGGACGGCACCGGCGGGGTCGGCTATCTGCTGAAGGACCGGGTGTTCGACGCGGGGCAGTTCATCGACGCGGTGCGGCGCGTGGCGGCGGGCGGCACGGCCATGGACCCGCAGGTCATCCAGCAGCTCCTGGCCCGCCGCACCCAGGACTCGCCGCTGGAGCGGCTCACTCCGCGCGAGCTGGAGGTGATCGAGCTGATGGCGCAGGGCCGTTCGAACGCGGCCATCGCGGAGCGGCTCGTCGTCACCGAACGGGCCGTCGCCAAGCACACGTCCAACATCTTCATCAAGCTCGGCCTCCCCCCGTCCGACGACGACAACCGCCGCGTCCTGGCCGTGCTGGCCTACCTCGAACACTGA
- a CDS encoding sensor histidine kinase — MNGIIGRRVRDALLAAARGMLLSLLSLGISLLLFILFLVSLSLVLIGIGLFTTPVVMDAVRTHANQRRFLAGVWAGLTIPAGYRPYPGRAARPGIAGQVEHCVHLLKDPTTWRDFQWLFVDAVAGLVLALLPWALIGYFLFGLVLVAGVWQAIVDAGGTYWFAFVPVHDWTTAFLAALTGVGFALLALFVNPPLIRLHFLLARVLIGASEKELLAQRVARLTETRHDALDDSAAELRRIERDLHDGAQARLVAMGMSLGAVEALMEKDPAQARRLLAQARANSAEALAELRDLVRGIHPPVLAERGLGDAARALALRTRLPVEVDVDLPGRLDEAVETAAYFAISEVLTNAAKHSSAERAWLDVYYSRGDRSLRIAITDNGRGGANPGAGSGLRGLERRLGSFDGVLAVSSPVGGPTLVTIEIPCSLTPAR, encoded by the coding sequence ATGAACGGCATCATCGGTCGACGTGTACGGGACGCCCTGCTGGCGGCTGCCCGGGGGATGCTGCTGTCCCTGCTCTCGCTCGGCATCTCGCTCCTCCTCTTCATCCTCTTCCTGGTCTCGCTCTCCCTCGTCCTCATCGGCATCGGCCTGTTCACCACCCCCGTCGTCATGGACGCCGTCCGGACCCACGCCAACCAGCGCAGGTTCCTCGCCGGGGTCTGGGCCGGGCTGACCATCCCGGCCGGCTACCGGCCGTACCCCGGACGCGCCGCGCGCCCCGGCATCGCGGGCCAGGTGGAGCACTGCGTGCACCTCCTCAAGGACCCGACGACCTGGCGCGACTTCCAGTGGCTCTTCGTGGACGCCGTCGCCGGCTTGGTCCTCGCGCTGCTGCCGTGGGCGTTGATCGGCTACTTCCTCTTCGGGCTGGTCCTGGTGGCCGGCGTGTGGCAGGCGATCGTGGACGCGGGCGGGACGTACTGGTTCGCCTTCGTCCCGGTTCACGACTGGACCACCGCGTTCCTGGCCGCCCTGACCGGCGTCGGCTTCGCCCTCCTCGCGCTCTTCGTCAACCCGCCGCTGATCCGCCTCCACTTCCTGCTGGCCCGGGTCCTCATCGGCGCCTCGGAGAAGGAGCTGCTGGCCCAGCGCGTGGCCCGGCTGACCGAGACCCGGCACGACGCGCTGGACGACTCCGCGGCCGAACTGCGCCGTATCGAACGCGACCTGCACGACGGCGCACAGGCCAGGCTGGTCGCGATGGGCATGAGCCTGGGCGCCGTCGAGGCGCTGATGGAGAAGGACCCGGCGCAGGCCAGGCGGCTGCTCGCCCAGGCCCGGGCGAACTCGGCGGAGGCCCTGGCCGAGCTGCGCGACCTGGTGCGCGGCATCCACCCGCCGGTGCTGGCCGAACGTGGCCTCGGCGACGCGGCCCGCGCGCTGGCGTTGCGGACGCGGCTGCCGGTCGAGGTGGACGTCGATCTGCCCGGACGGCTGGACGAGGCGGTGGAGACCGCGGCCTACTTCGCGATCAGCGAGGTCCTCACCAACGCCGCGAAGCACTCAAGCGCCGAACGCGCCTGGCTGGACGTCTACTACAGCCGCGGCGACCGGTCGCTGCGCATCGCGATCACCGACAACGGACGCGGCGGCGCGAATCCCGGGGCCGGCAGCGGACTGCGCGGACTGGAGCGCAGGCTCGGCTCGTTCGACGGCGTGCTCGCCGTCAGCAGCCCGGTCGGCGGGCCCACTCTCGTCACCATCGAGATTCCCTGCTCGCTCACCCCCGCGCGCTGA
- the glnII gene encoding glutamine synthetase, whose translation MTYKKAEYIWIDGTEPTAKLRSKTKILADGEAPPMWGFDGSSTNQAEGHASDCVLKPVASFPDPIRGGDHILVLNEVYNVADDTPHVSNTRALLRPIAERFAAQEPIFGIEQEYTFFKGSRPLGFPENGFPAPQGGYYCGVGADEIYGRDVVEAHLENCLKAGLGISGINAEVMPGQWEFQVGPLSPLEVSDQLWIARWLLYRTAEDFGISATLDPKPAKGDWNGAGAHTNFSTKAMREGYDAIITACDALGDEGKPLEHIKNYGIGVEDRLTGAHETAPWDQYSYGVSNRGASVRIPWQVEREKKGYIEDRRPNANCDPYVVTRLMVDTCCAKLAEAGLV comes from the coding sequence GTGACGTACAAGAAGGCCGAGTACATCTGGATCGACGGCACCGAGCCGACCGCCAAGCTGCGCTCGAAGACCAAGATCCTCGCGGATGGCGAAGCTCCCCCCATGTGGGGCTTCGACGGCTCCAGCACCAACCAGGCCGAGGGGCACGCCTCCGACTGCGTGCTCAAGCCGGTCGCCTCCTTCCCGGACCCGATCCGCGGCGGGGACCACATCCTGGTCCTCAACGAGGTCTACAACGTCGCCGACGACACCCCGCACGTCTCCAACACCCGCGCGCTGCTGCGCCCGATCGCCGAGCGGTTCGCCGCCCAGGAGCCGATCTTCGGCATCGAGCAGGAGTACACCTTCTTCAAGGGCTCCCGCCCCCTCGGCTTTCCGGAGAACGGCTTCCCGGCCCCCCAGGGCGGCTACTACTGCGGAGTCGGCGCCGACGAGATCTACGGCCGCGACGTCGTCGAGGCCCACCTGGAGAACTGTCTGAAGGCCGGTCTCGGCATCTCCGGCATCAACGCCGAGGTCATGCCGGGCCAGTGGGAGTTCCAGGTCGGCCCGCTGTCCCCGCTGGAGGTCTCGGACCAGCTCTGGATCGCCCGCTGGCTGCTCTACCGCACCGCCGAGGACTTCGGCATCTCCGCCACCCTCGACCCCAAGCCCGCCAAGGGCGACTGGAACGGCGCCGGCGCGCACACCAACTTCTCCACCAAGGCGATGCGCGAGGGCTACGACGCGATCATCACCGCCTGCGACGCGCTCGGTGACGAGGGCAAGCCGCTGGAGCACATCAAGAACTACGGCATCGGCGTCGAGGACCGCCTCACCGGTGCCCACGAGACCGCGCCCTGGGACCAATACAGCTACGGCGTCTCCAACCGCGGCGCCTCCGTCCGCATCCCGTGGCAGGTCGAGCGGGAGAAGAAGGGCTACATCGAGGACCGCCGCCCCAACGCCAACTGCGACCCGTACGTGGTGACCCGCCTGATGGTGGACACCTGCTGCGCCAAGCTGGCAGAGGCCGGTCTCGTCTGA